A window of the Melospiza melodia melodia isolate bMelMel2 chromosome 25, bMelMel2.pri, whole genome shotgun sequence genome harbors these coding sequences:
- the LOC134429396 gene encoding SLAM family member 5-like, with the protein MHETSSVRGEPIMAAPASASNISVVIGVLGESVTFHVNTTDEDPALWSFGDKVIVTVPFKDPSVAVFHNDTYRLYCHVSEKGRALTVAPLRMEDAGNYSVRINGKAYNFTLHVFRKLAELTVTSEAQNSSDGSCHHYLQCSLSGTDFGSVSYSWWAGNQLLAEGPMLPVNESLLGVREPLMCTARNAVSSRNVPVTNLVMLCAGANSGSWIWILVLILIIVVAVLLIFFVSYCKSRDECGRPSQKLWATGVPWMRRRFWISVGSQDDSHGAAGDMDTQAESSV; encoded by the exons ATGCACGAGACCAGCAGCGTAAGAGGCGAGCCCATCATGGCAGCTCCAGCCAGTGCGAG TAACATCTCGGTGGTGATCGGGGTCCTGGGCGAGTCTGTGACCTTCCACGTCAACACCACAGATGAAGACCCGGCACTCTGGAGTTTTGGGGATAAAGTCATAGTGACTGTGCCATTTAAGGATCCTTCTGTTGCCGTTTTTCATAACGACACGTACAGACTTTATTGTCATGTGTCCGAGAAAGGCCGCGCGCTCACAGTCGCCCCACTGAGGATGGAGGATGCCGGGAACTACTCTGTAAGAATCAACGGAAAAGCATACAACTTCACTCTCCACGTGTTCA GGAAACTGGCAGAGCTCACGGTCACCAGTGAGGCCCAGAACAGCTCGGACGGGAGCTGCCACCACTACCTGCAGTGCTCCCTGTCTGGCACCGACTTCGGGAGTGTCTCCTACAGCTGGTGGGCGGGGAATCAGCTCTTGGCTGAGGGCCCCATGCTGCCGGTGAATGAATCACTCTTGGGTGTGAGGGAGCCACTGATGTGCACGGCACGGAACGCCGTCAGCAGCAGGAACGTCCCTGTCACCAACCTCGTGATGCTCTGCGCAG GTGCCAACTCCGGCAGCTGGATCTGGATCTTGGTCTTGATCTTGATCATTGTAGTCGCAGTGCTTTTGATTTTCTTTGTGTCCTACTGTAAATCCAGAGATGAATGTGGAAGACCATCCCAGAAGCTCTGGGCAACAGGAG TGCCCTGGATGAGGAGAAGGTTCTGGATCAGCGTTGGCAGCCAGGACGACTCACACGGTGCTGCTGGGGACATGGACACCCAGGCTGAGTCATCTGTCTGA